The genomic segment GAAAGAAAGCTTTAAAGAGGCAGACTCAATCTAAATGAGAAATATCTCTAAACACAAAAGCCCATTTGAGTTCTGGTAGGAGTGATCGTGTTGCTGGTCAGGGCTGTTACCTGGGACCTGGTTGAAGTGGGGTCCTCCGTTGGGCTGGTTCAGGGCCAGGGGCATGTTGGGCTGACCCGTCAATGACGCGGGCCGGCGGTACGGCAGAGACCCCCCCACCGCAGGAGGGTTCTGTGGTTGCACCGGTCGGTTCATGCTAAAGAACTGGGGGGCACCTGGGGTACAGACAGCAAGGGGAACCAGAGAGAGATTTTGGTACGGTGTAGCTATGTCACTGAACTTATCACTTCTGTTTCCCATCATGATGCACTTCATTCATGGGATCGATGTAAGCACTTTTGGTATTCAGATGTCTTATCATCATGGCATATTTCAAGTCAAAGACCCTTTTCAACATCACTTACTGTAAGAACACAAGGACAATTTAACTCATGCACAAGGGGTGATGATGGCATGCAGGTGGTAACTGGGGGCGATGGGAGAGAGTTGCCCTAAGAAGGGAATGAGAAAGAGACGCCCAGAGGAAAAAGGAAAAGACACAGTGACAGATCAGACAGTGAGAGGGAGGGTGATGGAGAAACTCTGATGATGCATGGGTGGAGAACAAACAGCCCACGTGACAACATGCCCGCTGgtacacagacagatacaggtcCTGGGATGATGGGAGAGATGGACGTGATGCAAGGGTGAGGGTGGTGGGGGCACTCACCTTGTGCGGGAGTGCTGAAAGCAGCAGGGCCGGTGCTAGTGACGGAAGTGGGGAgctggggtgggggagggggcacGGATGGACCCTCaggagggggggtgggggaggggttaggagctagagagAGTACAGGGAGGCCATCAGGTGGGACgggagtagtggtggtagtgggaggTGGCTTAGCAGGGTTGGGAAGGGCAGGGGCGGTACCTGCACCATCAGCAGGTGGGAAAGGGAGGAAAGCAGTGGAAAAAAAGAGGAAAGgaaagacaggagagggagataaagacaggtgctcagacactatcaagggggaaggaaggagagagtttaAAGCAGTCTGACAGACAGTATTGCTCCTTAGAGAGCTAGTAGGTGGAGCTTAGACAGTGGACAGGGCATGGGGCCAGACCTTACCTGGGAATGCTGTGGGGGGCGGGGCAGGCGTTGGCACGGCGATAGGCAAACCCACGGAGCCGCTGCCGCTattctctctgctgctgctgcggctgctgctgctggggtggctgcctccACTGCTGCCACTGCTAGTGATGTTACACAGCCCATCACAAAACCCAGTCAACACCCGCTGGCATTAAGTCATTTATCGTCTAGATTAGAGGTTATATACTTTGTAGGGCCAGTTCCCCAGATACAGATTAAGCCTACTACTGGACTAAAAAGTACTGTAATTTTTTTGGTCCAGCGCTAGGTTTAATCTGTGGTGCAGGAAACCGGCCCTTAGAGCCCTATTGGCATCAGAGGACCTGCAAGCACAACCTACCAAACCAAGGTCTCTCCTGGCCCAAAATCCTGCCCCCCACCTACCTAGCACTGAACGGATTTAAATGAACAGCTCTGCTTTGAGATGACATGTACAGCAATAAAGAAATGAATAAAACGTCACAAATTACAACATGACATTTAGCGGTGGTCGACTAGTGAGAGATGACGTGACAAAGACAGAGGCGCGACAAAGCTGGAGGCATCTGAAGAAAATCAAGGCgagaaggaaagaggaggagattgGAGACAGGGAATGAGTGAGAAACTGGATGGATGGAAGAAAGGACCAACGCATAGGTAGGTTGAGCAGAAAGAACTATGTCTTGTTTAATTTAAGCCAAGGTCAATCATTGCTACTATTAGTTTTAACGTCAGTTTCAAACGTAGTAATGTGCTCAGAAGGAAATAGAGAAGGGACTGACGGAGAAAGGGGATCAGCTGTATTCTCTGGTGGCAGATACTCTGTCATGTAGTCCTAAAGATCTTGTTCTCACTGCCTGGTAGGAgcctcagtgacacccagagctGCTCGTGCTTATCTGATCTCAATTTCCTCTGCTGTTACGCAGGTGATAAAAATACATTACTTGGAAACAAGAAACCTATTTGAATACATGTCTATCTGAGCTATACATTCGTTCTGTGTGCTTGGTGTAGTGCCTATTCAAAGTGTTTCAGACCAGTTTTTATAGTGATATTATTATATTAAGTCCTGTGGGTAGGGTTGGGAAAAAAGTAGTTTAGTAGCATCTAGCTAGTGTCTAATCTATTGCAGCAGATCTTTACTACAGGGCAGTTGAATCTAAGCGGTTCTGTTCAGTGAGTCCAGGGCCGCTCGAAGTGTGTTCTAGACGTGTTTTTAGCTAGCGGTGTGCTGGGAGCATGCGGGGCGGGGTACCTGTACGTGCGGTTCCTCTGATTAACAGACGCAGTGCGTGCAGGGCTCTGCTGTGGGGGCGCCATGTTGCCATGGCGCGTCGGGCTCGAGACGTAGTCGTTAGGGACAACGGGAGGACGCACCGGCTCGAGTGTCCTATAGGGGGAGTGGCGCCTGCGAGGGGAGGGGTATGAGAGGAGTTTAACATCCACAAGTGAAGGGGGGGGAGACAAGAAAAGGAGGACAAACATGGGaaccaaaataaataaaagagaacCAGTGCAAACTCAAAATGGGGTGTAGGTGGGAAAAGGCATTAAATCCATCAGTCGTATCcacagctgctgctgcttcagTTCTTACACAGCCCAACATCAACCGAGGATAGTGATGTCTATTGATGTGCTTCAGTGGAATAAAAAGCCTCAAAACTATGAATGAGCAGCCAAGTATATTCTCCCCCTGTGATTGTGTAAGGGATGGAGCTTTGAGCGTTGTTGCCATGGAGAGCTGAACAGCCCGAATTAGAGTTGAGGGGGGAGGAGTCACATGACGTCACCCATATGGGGGTGGGGACAAAAGCAACCAAAACACCACAGACAGAGATGCCTCCTCTACaccagagactggactagagCAGTGTGTCATGGACGACTGACATGCGTCTCGTTTCAGGGGGGACATGTTtgaaggtcacacacacacacagcgcttaAACATTAGAAGAGACATAAAAACAATGTTATAAACCATTACATACATTACTGTTATGGACAGGTCTGTAGAGGGGGATACAAACTGGACAGGGACACATAACAGGACAGAGCAACAATAACAGTAGCCCATAACGTCAATAAACAGATTTGAAGATATCCATTCACTGGAACAACCACACACCTGAAGAAATTAGGTATGCACATTCATTATATCATCAAACAGCATATCATGTGCCACAGGCTAGCTTTGACCTTTTCACAAAGAGGTCTGCTCCAAACCTTAAATAAATGTCACTGAAGGTCGTTGCTGGGTGGTGAGGGGGTAGCCTGGTCCCTAGCCCACCATAGGAGGAGCAGAGGGACAACACAGCAATCTGTAGCACAAAGGGACACCTGGTGCCTGCAGGATCAGATCTTGTCCATTGATGAACATGTTTTAGATGTCTGATCGTGGTTGGCTGAGACTGAAAGCATGTTTTTCTCAAGGACGTGAGCAGCATGGACAGGAGTTGTGGCACCTGCCACGTTTACATACCCAATGGTTCCCTTCCCTGACATGGGTGGGCTGGGCGGCTTCTGTGTGGGTGGGTTGGTGCGAGGGAGACCTGCGGCTCCGGCCTTCGTGTTCTGAGCACTGGCCTGTAGGACACGGTGAGAGAggttacaaaaacaacaacagggaAGTACTAGTCAAcagagcaacacaacataacgTGGGATCAGACAAAACACACTCTGGTCTTACACGCACACCAACTGTGTTTTTAGGCTTTACATTTCGTTAGAAATCCTTACCTTAAACCTTAGCAACCACTAGGTTCATTTTAAAGGCAAATAAGTGatgcaaagagagagaaagagaaaggaggatTAGTGACTAATAGTGAGAAAATGCACAGAAACACATGTAGCAACGTTATAGGACTACAGTCCACAGATGGTGTTAGGGAAGCAGCGAACAAGTCACACACTGTCCTAGACAAAGTGACTCACACCGTTACCACCACGCCCTTGTGCTTATCCCAAGGGCCTACTACTGTCTTTGTACCAAACAGAGGGGAGTTCCCCAAAACTATTGTCGCACTAAGATCAGTGTTTGTCCATGATCTTAGTGCCACAAAAGTTTGATGAAAACTCActccagtacaaaaataaaaatgtactacTATCATCAGAAATCCAGTCGGTAAACGTCAATGCTCCCTGCTCCCTACCTTGACTCCGTGGCCCATGTCATCTAGCAGGCTGTAGTCAATTGGCTTGCGGATATAACGCACCGGCCTCTCCGGATTGGCCGGAGCAATGATCTTATGTGTGCGAGAGGTGTTCTTATTGGTGGTCAGGATGCCAATCTCCCGCCTGgccactttctctttgtggatgTCCACTGTCTGGGGCCGCACAAGGGGCAGAAATACAAGAAATAGACTTGAACAAAACAGCTTTTTGAACTAGGCCTATAAAGTAATTTTTAGGctatatggatgtgtgtgtgtgtgtgtgtatttcgcCACACGTGCATCCACGTCCAGGCAGCCGTACCTGTGAGATGTGGTTGATGGAGGACTCCATGCGGCGGAGCTGGgaggcctgaatgtcaagcatctGCAGGACATTGTTGGCCAAGGTGTTGATCAGGTAGGCTACGCTGGCCAGGGACTGGGTGGTGTAGTTCTTAGTCTCTTCCAACGCTCTGTGCTTATCTGGTGACTGAGGAGGGAGCGtgcgagagtgagtgagagagaggatgaacAGATAGACATCAGTAACAGAGAAGCGAGAGTAGAGAggcaataacaaaacaacaaagccAGGCAGCATAAAAAGGAGAGAGTCGATATCATATAAATAGGATCTTGCAGGGGCTGAAGGATGACAAGGCAAGCCCATATGTTTTCAGAGGGAAACAGAGTTTCCTGGAGATTAACCTTTCCTTGCTTTTCTGACCACAACTTCCCTTGTTGACAGTATGTACTGTACGACATTACTTTTCTCAAAAgcacaaccctctaccctccccatCTGCCCTGAATTCCATGGACGGTGTGTTAAAGACCGACTGAATGCAGGGATTCTGGCATGCGTTTCTCTGCCGCTCATTAAGAAAAAACGAGTTCTCAGGCTTGGGGGTGTGGTTCGATGTGGAAGTTACTGATGTTTGTCCCCCATGAGACACCATAGGAACAAAGCCAGTATTACTTCTTCAAAATAGTCAATGATTCTAAGAACTCAAGAAATATGGAATTAATTGAGGTTTTAGTCGTGCAGTTTTACATCTAGttaaggtgtttggtgcagtatttctcaagttaaaaaaaaagaagaaaatgtGCGACGTGTTATCTCACGTAAACAAAGTCAGATCCGTTGCACTGACGGggaggtctgtctcactgtctgcgGTAGGATTGGATAgagtgcaatcacagcagctgtGTATCCCGTGTCAGAGGGCAAGTGAGCATTGTCaaaatcaaaacccaaccctcAAGTCATGACGAACTCACTTACAAAACTCCTTTTGGACAAGACTGACTTCATGAACAAAATGATCCTAGTTCCACTGTGTAGTCAATGTTGACACTAGAACTAATGTGTCTGActaatatcgatgccacataggccgttTTCTATCAGAGAAGATGTTCATTGCCTTCAGATGCGCTTTAATAGTGAAAACTAGGCAGCCTCAGTCACGAATTCCACAAATACACACGCATGCCTTACAGGGAGTCAAGAGCACCACTAAGGAATTACATCTATTCTCAAGCATGAAGACAAACAGGTTGTCAGTAATCAAAGAAAGCTGCAGCTGTAGTGCACTGGGATGACAAGAGCACACAACCTCTCAAACTTGTAGCAGTCTCAAGATCAACTGACAGCATTCTTcagatcattttttatttatagcCAACCTGCAATTAACTCTGACGAAAACAGGTTTAACTCATACAATCCGCTCAAACTTCAGCAAAAAAATTACTGACAAATAGGCCTACATCAGGTAGACCAGAGCACTTCAATCGAACCTCTTCCTAACTGCGTGGCTtcacacagttccaactccatcaAGTTGGCTGACTACAcgacagttgtaggcctgattaccaacaacgacgagacggcctacagagaggtaggcaggcactcaggtaaacaacctctccctcaacgtcagcaaaacaaaggagcagaTTGTGGACTTCAGAAGGAACCAGGCTGTCCTCATCAATGGAGACAGTCAAAAACTTACATTTTCTCGTCGTACACATCTCAGAGGAACTGAAATGGTCAAACTACACGGATACCGTGGTGAAAAAGGTACAACAGCGACTCTtctacctcaggaagctgaagaaatccGGCCTGTCCCAGAGGACCCTCAGTGTTCTACAGGAGTACCATCGTCATCCTACTGTCGGCCCTTCCACAACGGAcatttaccctgcccccacccctAATGGACATGTATCCTTACTacagttgtaaatatgtataataacatttgtattgttattattgtttcaGTCACCTCTCTTTTTGACCTGCACAGTTAGTGCTCAGAgcttaagaatttcactgtaccctgTAATTACTTCTGCGAccctgtgtatgtgactaatctAAAACAGAAGAGCAGTGATCCATTCTGTGACTAACTATATAGGCAAGGCCTATTGGGGAACCAGCAGACTTTTATTGAACGATCTCAGATTAGCCTAATTAAATATCTTGAGTCCTGGATGGCGCAGCGGTCAAAAGCACTGGAGTTCTGAGGCgtgtcacaaccagctgtgactgGGAGCCCCATAAgagggcgcacaattggcccagcggttTCCGGGGTAGGGGAGGTTTTGGCTGGTGGGGCTTTCCTTGGCTAATCGCGCTCTAACGCCTCCGGTCGGCatttgaacggtgtttcctctgacacgtgTGTCTGacatccgggttaagcgagcagtgtgataAGTAGGCGGTTGAAGGgcgcatgacttgaccttcgcctctctcaAGTCCATTGAGGAGTTGCAGAGAAGGGAACTAATTCAGGGAGACTAATTCTGGgagaaattatttaaaaaatatgctTGTGGCCATACCACCCTGAACATGCCTGTTCAGGTTCGGGTCTGGTTAGTACTGGGGCGGGAGACttcctgggaataccaggtgccgtAAACTCCCTATTTGTTTTAATAAATACCAGTATGGAGTCCATGCTTGAGTCGTGTGTGTGAGGATGACAGTCATGATCACAGCTGGGCAGAAGCAAGATCACAGGTCAAGACATCTTCATGCTAATTTTCTTTTCCTtatcttttaaaaaatatatattttacccccttttcttggtatccaattggtagtagttcatatcttgtctcatcgctgcaaccgtacggactcgggagaggcgaaggtcgagagccatgcgtcctccgaaacacaacccaaccaagcagcactgcttcttgacacagcgcgcatccaacccggaagccagccgcaccaatgtgtcggaggaaacaccgtacacctagcgacctggtcagcgtgcactgcgcccggcccgccacaggagtcgctagtgcgcgatgagagcgtcgtccctaacccggacgaggctgggccaattgtgcgccgccccatgggcctcccggtagCAGCCGGCTGcggcagagcctgggctcgaacccagaatctctggtagCACAGCTAGCacggcgatgcagtgccttagaccattgTGCCACCCGGGAGGCCTAGTCATGTTAATTATTAACTAAACCCAATAATGTCATTGCGCATTCAGTGCCAGGACgtttgaacactggtcactttaatatttACATaccgttttacccacttcatatgtatatactgtattctactcaaGGTTCATccaatataactactgctgtacacacctttcctattcatatactgtccatacaaaCCATTACACATATGATTTATAtacatcaaatttcaaatcaaatctatttttatatagcccttcgtacatcagctgatattctcaaagtgctgtacagaaacccagcctaaaaccccaaacagcaagcaaagcatgtgaaagaagcacggtggctaggaaaaactccctaggaaaaactccctagaaaggccaaaaacctaggaagaaacctggagaggaaccaggctatgaggggtggccagtcctcttctggctgtgcagggtggatattataacagaacatggtcaagatgttaaaatgttcataaatgaccagcatggtcaaataataataatcatagtagttgtcgagggtgcaacaagcacgtccggtgataTACATATACACCGGACTCTGACAAtgctcattctgatatttcttaataaaAATgttggggatgtgtgtgtgttgttaggtaaactgcactgttggagctagaaacataagcatttcgcttccttgcgataacatctgcaaaatacacACTGGCCAGGTTATTAGGTAAACCACCTCGTTCACAAAAATGGttcactcctacagacagtgagtcacgtggccatggcttgctatataatgTAGGCACAGACAATCGAggtattcagttactgttcgattgaactttagaatgggcaaaacaagtgacctaagcaACTGAGCGTGGTATGACTGTTGGTGCCAGGCATGCCGGTTCCGGTATCTCAGAAACGtctggcctcctgggcttttcacgcacgacagtgtctagggtttactgagAAGTGTAcgacaaacaaaaacaaacagtcagcggcagtcctgtgggcgaaaacagctggttgatgagaggtaacaatcgTGCAAGCAAACAGGCGGTCCACAATCAGGCAAATAACGGTGCAGTACAACAGTGTGCAGAAAGGCA from the Salmo salar chromosome ssa17, Ssal_v3.1, whole genome shotgun sequence genome contains:
- the LOC106575181 gene encoding abl interactor 2 isoform X6, which produces MSVGEAGIWHALIAKDVKMAELQMLLEEEIPAGRSALLDSFTNLERVAEYCESNYVQSPDKHRALEETKNYTTQSLASVAYLINTLANNVLQMLDIQASQLRRMESSINHISQTVDIHKEKVARREIGILTTNKNTSRTHKIIAPANPERPVRYIRKPIDYSLLDDMGHGVKWLLRFKASAQNTKAGAAGLPRTNPPTQKPPSPPMSGKGTIGSGSSGGSHPSSSSRSSSRENSGSGSVGLPIAVPTPAPPPTAFPDGAGTAPALPNPAKPPPTTTTTPVPPDGLPVLSLAPNPSPTPPPEGPSVPPPPPQLPTSVTSTGPAAFSTPAQGAPQFFSMNRPVQPQNPPAVGGSLPYRRPASLTGQPNMPLALNQPNGGPHFNQVPAGPLVAPPPPSMQITPQLPLMGFVARVQETISDVPPPPPPVEEAVFEEPTPPPPPPEDYEDDDEEEEEESAVVEYNDPYAEEDPPWAPRTYMEKVVAIYDYAADKEDELSFNEGAIIYVIKKNDDGWYEGTMSGTTGLFPGNYVESIMHYAE
- the LOC106575181 gene encoding abl interactor 2 isoform X12 is translated as MSVGEAGIWHALIAKDVKMAELQMLLEEEIPAGRSALLDSFTNLERVAEYCESNYVQSPDKHRALEETKNYTTQSLASVAYLINTLANNVLQMLDIQASQLRRMESSINHISQTVDIHKEKVARREIGILTTNKNTSRTHKIIAPANPERPVRYIRKPIDYSLLDDMGHGVKWLLRFKASAQNTKAGAAGLPRTNPPTQKPPSPPMSGKGTIGRHSPYRTLEPVRPPVVPNDYVSSPTRHGNMAPPQQSPARTASVNQRNRTYSSGSSGGSHPSSSSRSSSRENSGSGSVGLPIAVPTPAPPPTAFPGAPQFFSMNRPVQPQNPPAVGGSLPYRRPASLTGQPNMPLALNQPNGGPHFNQVPVSDVPPPPPPVEEAVFEEPTPPPPPPEDYEDDDEEEEEESAVVEYNDPYAEEDPPWAPRTYMEKVVAIYDYAADKEDELSFNEGAIIYVIKKNDDGWYEGTMSGTTGLFPGNYVESIMHYAE
- the LOC106575181 gene encoding abl interactor 2 isoform X9 is translated as MSVGEAGIWHALIAKDVKMAELQMLLEEEIPAGRSALLDSFTNLERVAEYCESNYVQSPDKHRALEETKNYTTQSLASVAYLINTLANNVLQMLDIQASQLRRMESSINHISQTVDIHKEKVARREIGILTTNKNTSRTHKIIAPANPERPVRYIRKPIDYSLLDDMGHGVKWLLRFKASAQNTKAGAAGLPRTNPPTQKPPSPPMSGKGTIGRHSPYRTLEPVRPPVVPNDYVSSPTRHGNMAPPQQSPARTASVNQRNRTYSSGSSGGSHPSSSSRSSSRENSGSGSVGLPIAVPTPAPPPTAFPGAPQFFSMNRPVQPQNPPAVGGSLPYRRPASLTGQPNMPLALNQPNGGPHFNQVPGPLVAPPPPSMQITPQLPLMGFVARVQETISDVPPPPPPVEEAVFEEPTPPPPPPEDYEDDDEEEEEESAVVEYNDPYAEEDPPWAPRTYMEKVVAIYDYAADKEDELSFNEGAIIYVIKKNDDGWYEGTMSGTTGLFPGNYVESIMHYAE
- the LOC106575181 gene encoding abl interactor 2 isoform X8, with amino-acid sequence MSVGEAGIWHALIAKDVKMAELQMLLEEEIPAGRSALLDSFTNLERVAEYCESNYVQSPDKHRALEETKNYTTQSLASVAYLINTLANNVLQMLDIQASQLRRMESSINHISQTVDIHKEKVARREIGILTTNKNTSRTHKIIAPANPERPVRYIRKPIDYSLLDDMGHGVKWLLRFKASAQNTKAGAAGLPRTNPPTQKPPSPPMSGKGTIGRHSPYRTLEPVRPPVVPNDYVSSPTRHGNMAPPQQSPARTASVNQRNRTYSSGSSGGSHPSSSSRSSSRENSGSGSVGLPIAVPTPAPPPTAFPGAPQFFSMNRPVQPQNPPAVGGSLPYRRPASLTGQPNMPLALNQPNGGPHFNQVPAGPLVAPPPPSMQITPQLPLMGFVARVQETISDVPPPPPPVEEAVFEEPTPPPPPPEDYEDDDEEEEEESAVVEYNDPYAEEDPPWAPRTYMEKVVAIYDYAADKEDELSFNEGAIIYVIKKNDDGWYEGTMSGTTGLFPGNYVESIMHYAE
- the LOC106575181 gene encoding abl interactor 2 isoform X10, whose product is MSVGEAGIWHALIAKDVKMAELQMLLEEEIPAGRSALLDSFTNLERVAEYCESNYVQSPDKHRALEETKNYTTQSLASVAYLINTLANNVLQMLDIQASQLRRMESSINHISQTVDIHKEKVARREIGILTTNKNTSRTHKIIAPANPERPVRYIRKPIDYSLLDDMGHGVKASAQNTKAGAAGLPRTNPPTQKPPSPPMSGKGTIGRHSPYRTLEPVRPPVVPNDYVSSPTRHGNMAPPQQSPARTASVNQRNRTYSSGSSGGSHPSSSSRSSSRENSGSGSVGLPIAVPTPAPPPTAFPGAPQFFSMNRPVQPQNPPAVGGSLPYRRPASLTGQPNMPLALNQPNGGPHFNQVPAGPLVAPPPPSMQITPQLPLMGFVARVQETISDVPPPPPPVEEAVFEEPTPPPPPPEDYEDDDEEEEEESAVVEYNDPYAEEDPPWAPRTYMEKVVAIYDYAADKEDELSFNEGAIIYVIKKNDDGWYEGTMSGTTGLFPGNYVESIMHYAE
- the LOC106575181 gene encoding abl interactor 2 isoform X7 gives rise to the protein MSVGEAGIWHALIAKDVKMAELQMLLEEEIPAGRSALLDSFTNLERVAEYCESNYVQSPDKHRALEETKNYTTQSLASVAYLINTLANNVLQMLDIQASQLRRMESSINHISQTVDIHKEKVARREIGILTTNKNTSRTHKIIAPANPERPVRYIRKPIDYSLLDDMGHGVKASAQNTKAGAAGLPRTNPPTQKPPSPPMSGKGTIGSGSSGGSHPSSSSRSSSRENSGSGSVGLPIAVPTPAPPPTAFPDGAGTAPALPNPAKPPPTTTTTPVPPDGLPVLSLAPNPSPTPPPEGPSVPPPPPQLPTSVTSTGPAAFSTPAQGAPQFFSMNRPVQPQNPPAVGGSLPYRRPASLTGQPNMPLALNQPNGGPHFNQVPAGPLVAPPPPSMQITPQLPLMGFVARVQETISDVPPPPPPVEEAVFEEPTPPPPPPEDYEDDDEEEEEESAVVEYNDPYAEEDPPWAPRTYMEKVVAIYDYAADKEDELSFNEGAIIYVIKKNDDGWYEGTMSGTTGLFPGNYVESIMHYAE
- the LOC106575181 gene encoding abl interactor 2 isoform X13, which codes for MSVGEAGIWHALIAKDVKMAELQMLLEEEIPAGRSALLDSFTNLERVAEYCESNYVQSPDKHRALEETKNYTTQSLASVAYLINTLANNVLQMLDIQASQLRRMESSINHISQTVDIHKEKVARREIGILTTNKNTSRTHKIIAPANPERPVRYIRKPIDYSLLDDMGHGVKASAQNTKAGAAGLPRTNPPTQKPPSPPMSGKGTIGRHSPYRTLEPVRPPVVPNDYVSSPTRHGNMAPPQQSPARTASVNQRNRTYSSGSSGGSHPSSSSRSSSRENSGSGSVGLPIAVPTPAPPPTAFPGAPQFFSMNRPVQPQNPPAVGGSLPYRRPASLTGQPNMPLALNQPNGGPHFNQVPVSDVPPPPPPVEEAVFEEPTPPPPPPEDYEDDDEEEEEESAVVEYNDPYAEEDPPWAPRTYMEKVVAIYDYAADKEDELSFNEGAIIYVIKKNDDGWYEGTMSGTTGLFPGNYVESIMHYAE
- the LOC106575181 gene encoding abl interactor 2 isoform X3 — encoded protein: MSVGEAGIWHALIAKDVKMAELQMLLEEEIPAGRSALLDSFTNLERVAEYCESNYVQSPDKHRALEETKNYTTQSLASVAYLINTLANNVLQMLDIQASQLRRMESSINHISQTVDIHKEKVARREIGILTTNKNTSRTHKIIAPANPERPVRYIRKPIDYSLLDDMGHGVKWLLRFKASAQNTKAGAAGLPRTNPPTQKPPSPPMSGKGTIGRHSPYRTLEPVRPPVVPNDYVSSPTRHGNMAPPQQSPARTASVNQRNRTYSSGSSGGSHPSSSSRSSSRENSGSGSVGLPIAVPTPAPPPTAFPGTAPALPNPAKPPPTTTTTPVPPDGLPVLSLAPNPSPTPPPEGPSVPPPPPQLPTSVTSTGPAAFSTPAQGAPQFFSMNRPVQPQNPPAVGGSLPYRRPASLTGQPNMPLALNQPNGGPHFNQVPAGPLVAPPPPSMQITPQLPLMGFVARVQETISDVPPPPPPVEEAVFEEPTPPPPPPEDYEDDDEEEEEESAVVEYNDPYAEEDPPWAPRTYMEKVVAIYDYAADKEDELSFNEGAIIYVIKKNDDGWYEGTMSGTTGLFPGNYVESIMHYAE
- the LOC106575181 gene encoding abl interactor 2 isoform X1, with translation MSVGEAGIWHALIAKDVKMAELQMLLEEEIPAGRSALLDSFTNLERVAEYCESNYVQSPDKHRALEETKNYTTQSLASVAYLINTLANNVLQMLDIQASQLRRMESSINHISQTVDIHKEKVARREIGILTTNKNTSRTHKIIAPANPERPVRYIRKPIDYSLLDDMGHGVKWLLRFKASAQNTKAGAAGLPRTNPPTQKPPSPPMSGKGTIGRHSPYRTLEPVRPPVVPNDYVSSPTRHGNMAPPQQSPARTASVNQRNRTYSSGSSGGSHPSSSSRSSSRENSGSGSVGLPIAVPTPAPPPTAFPDGAGTAPALPNPAKPPPTTTTTPVPPDGLPVLSLAPNPSPTPPPEGPSVPPPPPQLPTSVTSTGPAAFSTPAQGAPQFFSMNRPVQPQNPPAVGGSLPYRRPASLTGQPNMPLALNQPNGGPHFNQVPAGPLVAPPPPSMQITPQLPLMGFVARVQETISDVPPPPPPVEEAVFEEPTPPPPPPEDYEDDDEEEEEESAVVEYNDPYAEEDPPWAPRTYMEKVVAIYDYAADKEDELSFNEGAIIYVIKKNDDGWYEGTMSGTTGLFPGNYVESIMHYAE
- the LOC106575181 gene encoding abl interactor 2 isoform X4 gives rise to the protein MSVGEAGIWHALIAKDVKMAELQMLLEEEIPAGRSALLDSFTNLERVAEYCESNYVQSPDKHRALEETKNYTTQSLASVAYLINTLANNVLQMLDIQASQLRRMESSINHISQTVDIHKEKVARREIGILTTNKNTSRTHKIIAPANPERPVRYIRKPIDYSLLDDMGHGVKASAQNTKAGAAGLPRTNPPTQKPPSPPMSGKGTIGRHSPYRTLEPVRPPVVPNDYVSSPTRHGNMAPPQQSPARTASVNQRNRTYSSGSSGGSHPSSSSRSSSRENSGSGSVGLPIAVPTPAPPPTAFPDGAGTAPALPNPAKPPPTTTTTPVPPDGLPVLSLAPNPSPTPPPEGPSVPPPPPQLPTSVTSTGPAAFSTPAQGAPQFFSMNRPVQPQNPPAVGGSLPYRRPASLTGQPNMPLALNQPNGGPHFNQVPAGPLVAPPPPSMQITPQLPLMGFVARVQETISDVPPPPPPVEEAVFEEPTPPPPPPEDYEDDDEEEEEESAVVEYNDPYAEEDPPWAPRTYMEKVVAIYDYAADKEDELSFNEGAIIYVIKKNDDGWYEGTMSGTTGLFPGNYVESIMHYAE
- the LOC106575181 gene encoding abl interactor 2 isoform X19, which translates into the protein MSVGEAGIWHALIAKDVKMAELQMLLEEEIPAGRSALLDSFTNLERVAEYCESNYVQSPDKHRALEETKNYTTQSLASVAYLINTLANNVLQMLDIQASQLRRMESSINHISQTVDIHKEKVARREIGILTTNKNTSRTHKIIAPANPERPVRYIRKPIDYSLLDDMGHGVKWLLRFKASAQNTKAGAAGLPRTNPPTQKPPSPPMSGKGTIGSGSSGGSHPSSSSRSSSRENSGSGSVGLPIAVPTPAPPPTAFPDGAGTAPALPNPAKPPPTTTTTPVPPDGLPVLSLAPNPSPTPPPEGPSVPPPPPQLPTSVTSTGPAAFSTPAQGAPQFFSMNRPVQPQNPPAVGGSLPYRRPASLTGQPNMPLALNQPNGGPHFNQVPVSDVPPPPPPVEEAVFEEPTPPPPPPEDYEDDDEEEEEESAVVEYNDPYAEEDPPWAPRTYMEKVVAIYDYAADKEDELSFNEGAIIYVIKKNDDGWYEGTMSGTTGLFPGNYVESIMHYAE